A part of Astatotilapia calliptera chromosome 15, fAstCal1.2, whole genome shotgun sequence genomic DNA contains:
- the LOC113037565 gene encoding uncharacterized protein LOC113037565, whose protein sequence is MSYVVKKEQLSNIKLSQLDVDMMLLCLIKEAKPESDRLSLSANCSLVIKKVTDQDVGRYICRQYKTATAQQEGPDSEIHLSVINNEDVKMTKSTTVKFTTRTLPTTKSIASTVTLKIANIWTTREEIKRSEETLATINQDIDTHQTKQQPAPDFLYLLRCIIVSVGLAALLISAVTVNMWIKCNGSKTQMEKTTEHNDEGEDGVNYENIGDSSASVRLH, encoded by the exons ATGAGCTATGTGGTGAAGAAG GAACAACTGAGCAACATCAAACTGTCACAGCTGGACGTGGACATGATGTTACTCTGCCTT ATTAAGGAAGCCAAACCTGAATCAGACAGACTGAGTCTTTCTGCAAACTGTTCTCTGGTTATAAAGAAGGTCACAGATCAGGATGTTGGTCGTTACATCTGCAGACAGtacaaaacagcaacagcacagcaagaaggtccagaCTCTGAGATTCATCTGTCTGTTATTAACA ATGAAGATgtgaaaatgacaaaatcaaCAACAGTGAAGTTCACCACAAGAACATTACCGACAACAAAATCCATAGCATCAACAGTAACATTAAAAATCGCAAACATATGGACAacaagagaagaaataaagagaTCAGAGGAGACACTAGCAACAATCAATCAAG ATATAGACACTCACCAAACCAAACAGCAACCCGCTCCAG ATTTTCTGTATTTGCTGAGATGCATCATCGTGTCTGTGGGTTTAGCAGCTCTCTTAATATCTGCTGTTACAGTCAACATGTGGATAAAATGTAACG GAAGCAAAACACAGATGGAGAAAACCACT GAGCATAATGATGAGGGTGAAGATGGAGTGAACTATGAAAATATTGGAGACTCTTCTGCTTCTGTCAGACTCCACTGA